In Pochonia chlamydosporia 170 chromosome 3, whole genome shotgun sequence, the following are encoded in one genomic region:
- a CDS encoding oligopeptide transporter (similar to Blastomyces dermatitidis SLH14081 XP_002620954.1): protein MNAHVPITVHREPADPPATPSTRGSQDDQITVTRGLTPRAVLAGLAIGVLINLSNTYYGLRIGVASQMSMVSSLLGFAGFKLISRYTSVPFSPAENVLLVSVATATGAMPVTAGFVGVIPALEYLIGPEDNGPLVMAWQKLALWSVALCFFGLIFAAWLRPHFIERQNLPWPGARATANLISTLHHKAPVPTPTLPGPCASGSNVQSEQHTLSYGHGPSEENQPLFSRASSIDWNSAVNWLIKGASMSGLLTIVMFFIPILHNVPIFGKPAAKDWLWSIDVSPGFFGQGIITGPTIPIHMLVGAIVGWGILSPYAKSKGYAPGKVDDWENGPRGWIIWVSLAALLADASVKLGWFILKPAHTVYCQRDGQVRTKLRSLRRDIEMRLGFESREPAYHVVSTEDDDSPTVDGRNISGMHVTKDEQEASEMSLSWSVLGLILFVAIVACVLAMQVMFGMIRWYYTMLAIFLSLPMAVVGIRSLAETDYNPESAIVSQLVFASIISQSNPNGIIINLLSAAVAQAGANQSGDLSYDFKVGHLVGARPDIQTWGQIIGSIVGAFVSCSIYRLYASQYTIPGPLFRVPSSFLVLSTARLLMGRGLPEGVAPFALGAAILSAAGTVVKMRYSGQWWEKFLPSGVAFAIGIYNTPSFTITRAIGGLLYLVHKRRNGGQAGHSVIFASGLLLGESLASLVTIALTAAKVSQLGGD, encoded by the exons ATGAATGCCCATGTCCCCATCACCGTCCACCGGGAGCCAGCCGATCCTCCAGCCACGCCTTCGACGCGTGGCTCACAGGATGACCAGATAACGGTGACCCGAGGCCTTACTCCTCGCGCCGTCTTGGCAGGGCTTGCTATTGGCGTCTTAATCAATCTTTCCAATACTTACTATGGCCTTCGCATCGGAGTCGCCAGTCAAATGTCTATGGTGTCTAGCCTGCTAGGCTTTGCAGGATTCAAGCTCATTTCTCGATACACTAGCGTGCCGTTTTCGCCAGCTGAGAATGTCTTGCTCGTAAGCGTAGCTACAGCCACTGGTGCCATGCCCGTGACTGCTGGCTTTGTCGGGGTGATTCCAGCTCTAGAGTATCTCATAGGGCCTGAGGACAATGGCCCGTTGGTTATGGCATGGCAGAAGCTTGCGCTTTGGTCTGTTGCCTTGTGCTTCTTTGGACTCATTTTTGCTGCTTGGCTGCGACCTCATTTCATTGAACGGCAGAATTTACCTTGGCCTGGAGCCAGAGCTACTGCCAATTTGATAAGCACTCTTCATCACAAGGCACCggtgccaacaccaacgctTCCGGGACCTTGTGCCTCGGGGTCGAACGTCCAGTCAGAACAACATACACTGTCGTACGGCCATGGCCCTTCGGAAGAGAACCAGCCCTTGTTTTCGCGAGCGAGTAGCATAGACTGGAATTCGGCGGTGAATTGGCTGATCAAAGGCGCATCAATGTCGGGGTTGCTT ACCATTGTGATGTTCTTCATACCGATTTTGCACAACGTTCCCATATTTGGGAAGCCAGCGGCAAAAGATTGGCTATGGTCTATCGATGTATCTCCCGGCTTTTTCGGCCAAGGCATAATTACAGGCCCAACAATTCCCATCCACATGTTAGTTGGTGCTATCGTCGGATGGGGAATCCTGTCACCGTACGCAAAGTCCAAAGGGTATGCTCCTGGGAAAGTAGATGATTGGGAGAACGGACCAAGAGGATGGATCATATGGGTTAGTTTAGCAGCGCTGCTGGCAGATGCCTCGGTGAAGCTCGGGTGGTTTATCCTTAAACCTGCCCACACGGTTTATTGTCAAAGAGATGGACAAGTCAGAACGAAGCTAAGAAGTCTTCGGAGGGATATTGAAATGAGATTGGGTTTTGAAAGCCGCGAACCAGCTTATCATGTTGTGTCGACTGAGGACGACGACTCTCCAACCGTTGACGGCCGCAATATATCTGGCATGCACGTAACAAAAGATGAACAGGAAGCATCCGAAATGTCTCTCTCCTGGTCAGTATTGGGATTGATCCTCTTTGTCGCAATAGTTGCCTgcgtcttggccatgcaaGTTATGTTTGGGATGATACGATGGTATTACACCATGCTGGCCATCTTCCTATCACTTCCGATGGCTGTAGTTGGCATACGATCTCTCGCAGAAACGGATTACAACCCCGAGAGTGCTATAG TGTCCCAACTAGTATTCGCGTCAATCATCTCGCAATCCAATCCGAATGGAATCATCATTAATCTACTTTCAGCAGCCGTCGCACAAGCCGGCGCGAATCAATCCGGCGATCTCTCTTATGACTTCAAAGTCGGACACCTTGTTGGAGcacgaccagacattcagACTTGGGGTCAAATCATCGGCTCAATAGTAGGTGCTTTCGTCTCATGCAGCATCTACCGCCTATATGCATCACAATACACCATACCAGGGCCTCTATTCAGAGTCCCTTCCTCATTCTTAGTTCTAAGCACAGCAAGACTCCTGATGGGCCGCGGACTGCCCGAAGGCGTTGCCCCCTTTGCTCTCGGCGCGGCCATATTATCTGCAGCCGGTACAGTTGTAAAGATGCGATACTCGGGTCAGTGGTGGGAGAAGTTCCTACCCAGCGGTGTCGCATTTGCTATTG GGATATACAACACACCGTCTTTCACGATTACCCGTGCCATTGGTGGCCTTCTTTACTTGGTGCACAAGCGACGTAATGGTGGACAAGCAGGACATTCTGTGATTTTCGCAAGCGGACTGCTGTTGGGGGAGAGCCTTGCGAGCCTAGTTACGATTGCGCTGACTGCAGCAAAAGTCTCTCAACTGGGCGGGGATTGA
- a CDS encoding glutamine synthetase, catalytic domain-containing protein — protein sequence MPTDINFPPRVEYFRLQWIDYSGVLRVRIVSRSVALDLAKNKQSYTLAQNCLIIPISTAPACFPDGIEEWLLIPDWKSLRVCGFKNNYASVMCGTSRAGFVASSARCPRSRLCDVLSEFGSTHSYSIMLGFEIEFSFLDQGFNIVACLDQGIGYSTSTGLRGEMGNILDEIVSALKVSGIEIYHFHVEMADQYEIALSPLPPMEAIDALIMTQETIRTIAIRHGLRAQLSPKPVGGGRGPKNGLHAHLSLNPAQGNENHFLAGILRKVRSLCAFGLANYDSYERVAGDCAGEWVAYGSGNKDLPIRQVNHHRWEIRFLDATANVYLFMAAIISAGMEGLLSQRHLAMEDCQVVPSALSFEEAKRQLGEKGITERTPKSLKESIDAVTEDKEMKDWVGEELLTHYVRVKQKEVEHFGKMGEDERRIKMLQYF from the coding sequence ATGCCAACCGACATCAACTTCCCTCCCCGAGTCGAGTATTTCCGGCTCCAGTGGATAGACTACTCCGGTGTTCTCCGCGTGCGAATCGTCTCCCGCAGCGTAGCCCTCGACCTCGCCAAGAACAAACAATCCTACACCCTCGCCCAAAACTGTCTTATTATCCCTATATCTACCGCCCCAGCATGTTTCCCTGACGGCATCGAAGAATGGCTACTCATTCCGGACTGGAAATCGCTACGGGTGTGCGGGTTCAAGAACAACTATGCGTCCGTCATGTGCGGAACTTCTCGAGCTGGGTTTGTCGCATCTTCGGCGCGATGTCCGCGCAGTCGCCTGTGTGACGTCCTTTCGGAATTTGGATCCACGCACAGCTACAGCATTATGTTGGGTTTTGAGATTGagttttcttttttggaTCAAGGGTTTAATATTGTGGCGTGTTTGGACCAGGGTATTGGGTATTCGACGAGTACTGGGCTGAGAGGTGAGATGGGGAATATTCTAGATGAGATTGTGTCGGCATTGAAAGTTTCAGGGATTGAAATTTACCATTTCCATGTGGAAATGGCAGATCAGTACGAGATTGCGCtgtcgccgctgccgccTATGGAAGCCATAGACGCACTGATCATGACACAAGAAACTATTCGCACAATCGCTATTCGTCATGGTCTAAGGGCACAACTGTCTCCGAAGCcagttggtggtggtcgtggGCCAAAGAACGGTCTGCACGCCCATCTTTCACTGAATCCAGCACAAGGTAATGAGAACCATTTCCTAGCTGGTATCCTGAGAAAAGTAAGAAGTCTATGTGCATTCGGACTAGCAAACTACGACAGCTATGAACGCGTTGCAGGCGACTGTGCAGGAGAATGGGTTGCGTACGGATCGGGAAACAAGGACCTACCTATTAGGCAAGTGAATCATCATCGCTGGGAAATTCGGTTTCTTGATGCCACGGCAAATGTGTACCTGTTCATGGCTGCAATAATATCAGCTGGCATGGAGGGTCTACTGTCGCAGCGtcacttggccatggaggatTGTCAAGTGGTTCCTTCGGCGCTGAGCTTTGAGGAGGCGAAGAGACAGCTTGGAGAGAAAGGCATCACGGAGAGGACGCCAAAGTCATTGAAGGAGAGCATTGATGCTGTGACGGAAGATaaggagatgaaggattGGGTTGGGGAAGAGTTGTTAACGCATTATGTGAGGGTTAAGCAGAAAGAGGTTGAGCAttttggcaagatgggagAGGATGAAAGGAGAATTAAGATGTTACAATACTTTTAG
- a CDS encoding tetratricopeptide repeat domain-containing protein (similar to Blastomyces dermatitidis SLH14081 XP_002620952.1), with protein MIGSKYLSRLRQHGTSSKQESNNPSSSEAALPPRSLILSKTIKLQPPDKMKFEPSFVAVPGYRTPPVPNWGVKQELEMAAINVESVSHLHLYIYEPNYASPDDFTWENFLKAGSDLAEDLARLAEECPNRPVIFIAHSLGGVLLKKALLLAHENVHDARFKLVIDCLSGILFLGTPHSGNTDADTLISHNQILHSCAKISVEKQASKLPLQDVHALANLAATFEQIANIPILSVFEHAESQSNMHTIERFFGTKKKALVDEQLATVSSNAEQMLGIHLSHGELCKISRLHDVHTSLSARTFLRRLLQDMSTHELERWTTGRSRAANEPGQGLMHTPSNPLNPRNLATIQPLHTINKKPILRSSQSSSMDGRATQNHEKLPPHLDMVSASRGRLLGSRTAKLPCFVMAQHSPNTDFVGRIDIFPLMDGCLLPRQTPGSKGVESTQLYALCGMGGMGKTDLAVEYAYSRRDKFDAIFWLDSDGVSQLATDFGRISMELGLETPEEAQDLETSIEIAKAWFTKPSNKGKQEGEAPENKSWLLIFDNADNLDVITDYVPLTGNGSILVTSRDPAAKTKFFAHGSGIDLTPLGSTEAVELLWKLVQRSSEGLSQDEQNASQAIAAEFDGLPLALIQTAGYIRWRQLSMREFVDQYRPDAQYKAVHHVASHSHLRRYTHTLATAYNIQELSRSATKLLQLIAFMNPDRIQEEVFLNPMPQEADNDYLWTFEVFDSARHELLATSLIKRNIDKKELSIHRVIQAEVRIRMSEKERYDTFREATALLAVLWPPGNLCTQASERWPLCAKLLPHLERLYQVYNDYSKAWKRWEVDPALPELMNEAAVYLHERGFSHDGKPYLNLALSLCEKGNLVHEPLISDMHLTMGALSNETNDAQACLEHNSLCLAKRKEEAANNNKPDLRLAFAHSQMGIAYMMVKKFALATEYFKQCVEMLDGLDIDVDEYGFPVCNLGLAYWVQGQLQEADGTLTALLAQREKRHGKLDKVSYKVLQALGNVKMSLARQAEERGNQEEAKLLWNEAFQLHTWCLQQYESTLGEFNHRTADACHKLAEHHIRLKNHDTAQDYLDRGLSIWGERPWFRNESARSSFLRGFHLKSIGGRENEKEGTWWIERATLLRKSILPNEAAKGLEPADFDDLVCFWSI; from the exons ATGATAGGCTCCAAGTATCTTTCTCGCCTGCGACAGCACGGAACttcaagcaagcaagaaTCCAACAACCCCTCTTCGTCAGAGGCAGCTTTGCCTCCTCGCTCACTGATTTTGAGCAAAACTATCAAGTTGCAGCCTCCAGACAAGATGAAGTTTGAGCCCAG CTTCGTTGCGGTTCCTGGCTATCGCACACCTCCGGTGCCGAATTGGGGAGTGAAACAGGAGCTAGAAATGGCTGCAATCAATGTAGAGTCAGTCTCACATCTGCACCTATACATATATGAGCCAAACTACGCCTCGCCAGACGATTTTACCTGGGAGAACTTCCTAAAGGCAGGTAGCGATCTTGCTGAAGATTTGGCGCGTCTTGCAGAGGAG TGCCCAAACCGCCCAGTTATATTCATCGCTCATTCCCTTGGTGGCGTCCTATTGAAAAAA GCACTCCTTCTAGCTCATGAGAACGTTCACGATGCACGATTCAAGCTAGTCATTGACTGCCTCTCAGGcattctttttcttggcacGCCGCATTCTGGCAATACGGATGCAGATACTTTGATCAGCCACAATCAGATCCTGCATAGCTGCGCAAAGATCTCTGTTGAAAAGCAAGCCTCAAAGCTTCCGCTGCAAGATGTTCATGCGCTGGCAAATTTGGCCGCGACTTTTGAGCAGATTGCAAACATACCTATTTTATCAGTCTTTGAGCATGCTGAAAGTCAATCAAACATGCACACCATTGAAAGGTTCTTTGGCACCAAGAAAAAG GCCCTAGTCGATGAACAACTTGCGACCGTCTCTTCAAATGCAGAGCAAATGTTGGGCATCCACTTGTCTCACGGGGAGTTGTGCAAAATATCGCGTCTGCACGATGTGCACACATCTCTTTCCGCGAGAACTTTTCTTCGACGTCTTCTTCAGGACATGTCAA CACACGAATTGGAACGCTGGACAACCGGTAGGAGCAGGGCAGCAAACGAGCCAGGGCAGGGCCTCATGCATACTCCGTCTAATCCCTTGAACCCCCGAAACCTCGCCACTATTCAGCCTCTTCATACAATCAACAAGAAACCGATCCTTCGCTCTTCTCAAAGTTCCAGCATGGATGGGCGCGCTACGCAAAACCACGAAAAGCTTCCACCACACTTGGACATGGTATCCGCAAGCCGTGGCCGACTCCTGGGGTCAAGGACGGCCAAGCTTCCCTGCTTTGTGATGGCACAACACTCACCCAATACAGACTTTGTTGGCCGTATTGACATATTTCCTctgatggatggatgtctTTTGCCCCGGCAGACTCCAGGGTCGAAAGGCGTTGAAAGTACCCAGTTATATGCGCTATGTGGCATGGGAGGCATGGGGAAGACTGATTTGGCAGTCGAATACGCCTACTCTAGGCGAGACAAGTTTGATGCCATCTTTTGGCTTGACTCGGATGGTGTGTCACAGCTGGCAACAGATTTTGGGCGAATCTCCATGGAACTCGGGCTTGAAACACCCGAAGAGGCACAAGATCTCGAAACGAGCATTGAGATTGCTAAAGCGTGGTTCACCAAGCCATCTAATAAAGGGaagcaagaaggagaagctcCAGAAAACAAGTCTTGGCTCCTGATCTTTGACAACGCAGACAACCTGGATGTGATTACCGACTACGTGCCTCTTACTGGAAACGGGTCTATACTGGTTACCAGCAGAGACCCTGCTGCCAAAACCAAGTTCTTTGCTCATGGATCCGGTATTGATCTGACACCTTTAGGGTCAACTGAAGCCGTAGAGCTGTTGTGGAAATTGGTCCAGCGATCTAGTGAAGGCCTCAGTCAAGATGAGCAGAATGCGTCTCAGGCCATCGCTGCTGAATTTGACGGCTTACCATTGGCCTTGATCCAAACTGCAGGGTACATTCGTTGGAGACAACTGTCTATGCGAGAGTTTGTGGATCAGTATCGCCCCGATGCGCAGTACAAAGCGGTGCACCATGTGGCCAGTCATTCACACTTGCGACGGTATACACACACTTTAGCCACGGCATACAATATTCAGGAACTCAGTCGGAGTGCTACCAAACTGCTGCAGCTTATCGCCTTTATGAATCCAGACAGAATACAGGAGGAAGTCTTCCTCAATCCAATGCCACAGGAAGCCGATAACGACTATCTTTGGACCTTTGAAGTCTTTGACAGCGCCAGGCACGAGCTCCTCGCCACTTCCTTGATCAAACgcaacattgacaagaaGGAGCTTTCTATTCATCGAGTTATTCAAGCCGAAGTACGGATTAGGATGTCAGAAAAAGAGCGGTACGACACGTTCAGAGAGGCCACGGCTCTTCTTGCAGTTCTTTGGCCTCCAGGTAATCTCTGCACTCAAGCAAGCGAGCGATGGCCGTTGTGCGCAAAGCTCCTGCCTCACTTGGAACGATTATACCAGGTGTACAATGATTATTCAAAGGCTTGGAAACGATGGGAAGTGGACCCAGCACTACCTGAGCTGATGAACGAAGCCGCTGT ATATCTTCATGAACGAGGATTCTCTCACGACGGGAAGCCCTATCTGAATCTGGCACTGTCACTCTGTGAAAAGGGCAACTTGGTTCACGAGCCACTCATCAGCGATATGCATCTCACAATGGGTGCTCTATCTAATGAAACCAATGATGCTCAGGCGTGTCTTGAACACAACAGCTTGTGCCTCGCCAAACGTAAAGAAGAAGCCGCCAATAATAACAAGCCCGATCTTCGTCTCGCCTTTGCACACAGCCAAATGGGCATTGCCTACATGATGGTCAAGAAGTTTGCGCTTGCTACCGAATACTTCAAGCAGTGTGTAGAGATGTTAGATGGGCTGGATATCGACGTGGACGAATACGGGTTCCCTGTTTGTAATCTTGGTCTGGCATACTGGGTTCAAGGGCAGCTTCAGGAAGCAGATGGCACTCTTACTGCACTTTTGGCACAACGTGAGAAAAGACATGGCAAACTGGACAAGGTGTCATACAA GGTCCTCCAAGCTCTCGGAAATGTCAAGATGAGTCTAGCAAGACAAGCCGAGGAGCGGGGCAACCAAGAGGAGGCGAAGTTGCTGTGGAACGAAGCATTCCAACTTCATACCTGGTGTCTCCAGCAATACGAGTCAACGTTGGGAGAGTTCAACCACCGCACAGCAGATGCTTGCCACAAGCTCGCAGAGCATCACATACGTTTGAAGAATCACGATACTGCACA GGACTACCTCGATCGTGGCCTCAGCATCTGGGGCGAAAGGCCGTGGTTTAGGAATGAATCAGCCAGGTCATCTTTCTTGCGTGGATTTCACCTCAAGTCTATTGGCGGGAGAGAAAACGAGAAAGAGGGTACCTGGTGGATAGAGCGGGCTACGCTGCTGCGCAAGTCGATTTTACCAAATGAGGCGGCGAAAGGGTTGGAGCCAGCTGACTTTGATGatttggtttgcttctggTCAATTTAG
- a CDS encoding amidase (similar to Blastomyces dermatitidis SLH14081 XP_002620950.1), producing the protein MNLRSKLPPMTTAPSNLQVEETVNAGDAEYLLVPNSENFLSALYENPHGPALQAVKNASYSLVLVYLVGSDRVISKSKLMKFRSTVLENDDVFHPDFLTNVILFGSNSTDASLDTDACQLLDEWTKNWHFLKGSLEAKVKPGPYVFAGGKTWQPWKIYHDFNACFMKTFKPSSDGSGNLLTLDSTQAGINGRVIVPSRSYFKPSASQPLDGARISVKDNIDIAGHRTTLCNRAWEDLYPPKSKNAACVQTLIDAGAIIVGKVKLQAMIMREEPLECVEFTAPFNPRGDGYQVPSGSSHASAAGVASYDWLDFSFGSDTNGSGRKPAHYNGCHSIRPSTGIMDTSGVVGQFDKFDMPVFFGRDITRFHDFISVWYGNSPMLKAPKQAPVRILYPLDYLPTINEAQSAVINRFVEGLEATFNVKRTEISLAEQWKTDLPDGPEHDDIAKYLELAGGYPYYRDSYLHLEDFRKVYQTKYGKPPFVHRAMHWQWDVSKTISLEERDYYWNRSETYRKWLLENIFDAQSDTITVMIFPIEVGKPSYRDSTPPPFAMLSGYSSLNMSPMMRAPEVTVIAGQTTFDSIVTKRREPYPIGVSVIGAPGTDLILVDMATKGMRAAMDPCLYGTFKVYSNESGTRGKLE; encoded by the exons ATGAATCTTCGCTCCAAGTTGCCCCCAATGACGACGGCGCCGTCCAATCTTCAGGTGGAGGAGACCGTTAACGCAGGTGACGCCGAGTATTTATTGGTGCCAAATTCCGAG AACTTCCTGTCCGCCCTTTACGAGAACCCCCACGGCCCAGCCCTTCAGGCAGTTAAAAATGCGAGCTACAGCCTCGTACTGGTCTACTTAGTCGGATCTGACCGAGTCATATCAAAGTCAAAACTCATGAAATTTCGCTCGACAGTGCTAGAAAATGATGACGTTTTCCATCCAGACTTTCTCACTAATGTAATTCTATTTGGAAGTAACTCTACAGATGCTTCCTTAGATACAGATGCCTGTCAGCTTCTCGATGAATGGACTAAGAACTGGCATTTTCTTAAAGGCAGCCTAGAGGCCAAGGTCAAGCCAGGTCCCTACGTTTTTGCTGGTGGTAAAACTTGGCAGCCCTGGAAGATTTACCATGACTTTAACGCTTGCTTTATGAAGACTTTTAAGCCTTCATCCGATGGGTCGGGCAA CTTGCTCACTCTCGACTCGACACAGGCAGGTATCAATGGAAGGGTGATTGTACCATCTCGAAGCTACTTTAAGCCTTCTGCCTCACAACCTCTAGATGGAGCCAGGATTAGCGTGAAGGACAATATTGATATTGCGGGCCACAGAACCACATTGTGCAATCGCGCATGGGAGGACTTATATCCGCCAAAGTCCAAGAATGCTGCATGTGTTCAGACCCTTATTGATGCAGGCGCTATAATTGTCGGCAAGGTTAAACTGCAGGCAATGATTATGAGGGAGGAGCCCTTGGAGTGCGTAGAATTTACAGCCCCGTTTAATCCTCGCGGGGATGGATACCAGGTGCCGTCTGGCAGCAGCCACGCAAGTGCTGCAGGAGTTGCTTCGTATGACTGGCTAGACTTTTCATTTGGATCTGACA CAAATGGAAGTGGCCGCAAGCCTGCGCACTATAACGGCTGCCATTCGATTCGCCCATCTACAGGAATCATGGACACTTCTGGCGTTGTAGGTCAATTTGA TAAATTTGATATGCCGGTGTTCTTTGGACGGGATATCACTCGGTTCCACGATTTTATTTCAGTCTGGTATGGGAACTCCCCAATGCTCAAGGCTCCGAAGCAG GCACCAGTGCGAATTCTCTATCCTCTAGATTACCTTCCCACCATTAATGAAGCTCAATCCGCAGTCATTAACAGATTTGTCGAAGGACTGGAGGCTACCTTTAATGTGAAAAGAACAGAGATATCTTTGGCAGAGCAGTGGAAGACGGATTTGCCTGACGGACCAGAACATGACGATATCGCAAAGTATCTAGAGCTG GCCGGAGGATACCCCTACTACCGTGATTCATACCTACATTTGGAAGACTTCCGAAAAGTCTATCAGACGAAGTATGGGAAGCCGCCATTTGTTCATCGAGCCATGCATTGGCAGTG GGACGTGTCCAAAACCATTTCACTCGAAGAGAGGGACTACTACTGGAATCGATCTGAGACCTACCGGAAGTGGCTGCTTGAAAACATCTTTGACGCCCAGTCCGACACAATTACGGTCATGATCTTCCCCATAGAAGTTGGCAAACCAAGCTATCGAGACTCGACGCCGCC ACCCTTCGCCATGTTGAGCGGCTACAGTTCGCTAAACATGTCTCCCATGATGCGAGCCCCTGAAGTAACGGTCATAG CTGGGCAAACAACATTTGATTCCATCGTAACCAAAAGAAGGGAACCCTATCCAATAGGTGTATCCGTCATAGGAGCTCCAG GGACTGATTTAATTCTCGTTGATATGGCGACAAAGGGCATGAGAGCCGCTA TGGATCCCTGCCTGTATGGCACTTTCAAGGTTTACAGCAACGAGAGTGGTACCAGGGGTAAACTAGAATGA